In the Cydia splendana chromosome 2, ilCydSple1.2, whole genome shotgun sequence genome, one interval contains:
- the LOC134805914 gene encoding diencephalon/mesencephalon homeobox protein 1-like — protein sequence MRYLCLNQAGPRIPHQAEAMAENTSKRKIEQTMENYDMSEESVPMKKAKRFRSAFTTEQIKYLDAEFRKYPYIGSARRKEVSSALNIPERAVKIWFQNRRMKEKKDVTTNNTECDEHKHSRKIDAANEQLNNECTVTSTNNRHYASLPLMSIKNEPPKHIDIAIKKESESFLTTDNKDIQKGNEDHQPSAEFSTNLYKKYNIFFGNQVTQPKPFHENVVASKPPTMQSPKSEVSSTSLYEKLPHDLSRKRKPQQKPMSVVQNLPGGYFPLNLKKYYTEPSLPVGSNMLWKPIQMLPIVPTAASSSAPARAAKECHCECRCHPASPSAPVLLQQGTPNPLAQYVLTALPLPNPYYKY from the exons ATGAGATACCTGTGTCTAAATCAAGCCGGGCCGAGGATTCCACACCAGGCTGAAGCTATGGCTGAAAATACATCGAAAAGAAAGATTGAACAAACT ATGGAAAACTACGATATGTCAGAGGAAAGCGTACCGATGAAGAAGGCAAAACGTTTCCGCAGCGCCTTCACCACAGAGCAGATCAAGTACCTGGACGCTGAATTTAGGAAATATCCGTACATCGGCAGCGCCCGACGCAAGGAGGTCTCCAGTGCGCTTAACATCCCCGAACGAGCCGTCAAGATTTGGTTCCAGAACAGGAGGATGAAAGAGAAAAAAGACGTAACAACCAACAATACCGAGTGCGACGAACATAAACATTCCAGAAAAATAGACGCTGCTAACGAGCAATTAAATAATGAGTGTACTGTTACATCAACTAATAACAGACATTACGCTTCATTACCACTAATGTCAATTAAGAATGAGCCACCAAAACATATCGACATTGCAATAAAAAAGGAATCTGAATCTTTCCTCACAACCGACAACAAAGATATTCAAAAAGGAAATGAAGATCATCAGCCTTCAGCAGAGTTTTCAActaatttgtataaaaaatataacatcTTTTTTGGAAATCAAGTTACCCAGCCCAAGCCTTTTCATGAAAACGTAGTAGCATCAAAGCCACCTACAATGCAAAGCCCTAAAAGTGAAGTTAGCTCTACTAGTCTTTACGAGAAGCTGCCGCATGATCTGTCACGTAAAAGAAAACCTCAACAGAAACCGATGAGTGTTGTGCAGAATTTGCCAGGAGGATATTTTCCTTTGAACTTGAAAAAATATTACACTGAACCATCGCTTCCTGTTGGAAGTAATATGTTATGGAAGCCTATTCAAATGTTACCAATAGTTCCGACGGCTGCGTCGAGCTCGGCGCCTGCGCGAGCGGCTAAGGAGTGTCACTGCGAGTGTAGATGTCACCCCGCCTCGCCGTCGGCGCCGGTGCTGCTGCAGCAAGGCACACCGAACCCTTTGGCTCAATATGTACTCACTGCCTTACCTCTTCCAAACCCATATTATAAGTATTGA